In one window of Erythrolamprus reginae isolate rEryReg1 chromosome 1, rEryReg1.hap1, whole genome shotgun sequence DNA:
- the SDC1 gene encoding syndecan-1, whose protein sequence is MRVVSAIAGLSALVFCFQAVFAQPMDISLPPEDQDSSGDDDDSFSGLSSGAGSLVEDEVIVSNVPLQGSTNTSLVTDVSTSLRDIQTDVQVTDSPAEDYSTVPISTASRPGFPDIALVSKEPPVTLEDFDSVMEQDTTKPAVLTTSAPVAHRVSTARITTSRAASTAKFIDIHDLSNIDETDSFGIVKESEKNLNSVLPTIVPSTPLMDNSPLSENDTLQEYGSGDQGDFIFSTHDENQMNVKDVETENRKATGEAKDAKSEGLMDRKEVLGGVIAGGLVGLLFAGFLVAFMLYRMKKKDEGSYSLDEPKQSNGGYQKPHKQEEFYA, encoded by the exons CAACCAATGGACATCAGTCTACCCCCTGAGGACCAGGACTCATCTGGAGATGACGATGATTCATTTTCTGGTTTATCATCGGGCGCAG GTTCTCTGGTGGAGGATGAAGTGATTGTCTCCAATGTTCCATTACAAGGAAGCACAAATACTTCTCTGGTGACCGACGTTTCTACCAGCTTGAGAGATATTCAAACAGATGTCCAAGTAACAGATAGCCCTGCAGAAGATTATTCAACGGTACCTATCTCTACAGCAAGCAGACCTGGGTTTCCAGATATTGCTCTCGTATCTAAGGAGCCACCAGTAACTCTCGAGGACTTTGACTCAGTTATGGAGCAAGACACAACAAAACCTGCTGTGTTGACAACAAGCGCCCCAGTAGCGCATCGCGTTTCCACAGCCAGAATTACGACTTCTCGTGCTGCTAGCACAGCCAAATTTATTGATATTCATGACCTATCTAATATCGACGAAACAGACTCGTTTGGCATTGtaaaagaaagtgagaaaaattTGAATAGTGTCCTACCTACTATAGTGCCGTCTACTCCGCTAATGGATAACTCTCCTCTATCTGAAAATGATACCTTGCAAGAATATGGTTCTGGTGATCAG GGCGATTTTATATTTTCAACACATGACGAAAATCAAATGAATGTAAAGGACGTTGAAACAGAAAATCGGAAGGCTACTGGAGAAGCCAAGGATGCAAAATCTGAAGGATTAATGGACAGGAAAGAAGTCCTAGGGG GAGTCATTGCTGGTGGACTCGTAGGCTTACTATTTGCTGGATTCCTAGTTGCATTCATGCTATAcagaatgaagaaaaaagatgaaggAAGTTATTCATTGGATGAGCCAAAGCAATCGAATGGAGGTTATCAAAAACCACACAAGCAAGAAGAATTCTATGCATGA